In one window of Pirellulales bacterium DNA:
- a CDS encoding UbiA-like polyprenyltransferase: MFRRMRLMLEMVRFSHTVFALPFALLAAVMAWREGAVAWRWRDLLGVVLCMVLARSTAMAFNRLTDRELDAANPRTRSRHLPAGLLSVAGVTAFAAVCAAGFVASTLLFLPNRWPAYLSLPVLIFLCGYSFTKRFTALAHFWLGAALGLAPVAAWIAIRGELGWPPVVLGAAVMFWVAGFDVIYACQDVEYDSQTGLHSLPARLGVVRALRVAAVCHLGTVIALAALPLAYRELGWIYLVGILAVAVLLAYEHRLVRPDDLTRVNVAFFHVNAVVSIGLFLVGTVDLFLGYAPWE, encoded by the coding sequence ATGTTCCGCCGCATGCGATTGATGCTGGAGATGGTGCGGTTCAGCCACACGGTGTTCGCGCTGCCGTTTGCGCTGTTGGCGGCGGTGATGGCCTGGCGCGAAGGGGCGGTCGCCTGGCGCTGGCGAGACCTGCTGGGCGTGGTGCTGTGCATGGTGCTTGCGCGAAGCACGGCGATGGCCTTCAACCGCCTGACCGACCGCGAACTCGACGCGGCCAACCCGCGCACGCGGTCGCGGCATTTGCCGGCGGGGCTGCTCAGCGTGGCCGGCGTCACGGCCTTCGCCGCGGTCTGCGCCGCCGGCTTTGTGGCCAGCACGCTCTTGTTTTTGCCCAATCGCTGGCCGGCGTATCTCTCGCTGCCGGTGCTGATTTTCCTTTGCGGCTACAGCTTCACCAAGCGGTTTACGGCACTGGCCCATTTCTGGCTCGGCGCCGCGTTGGGTCTGGCGCCGGTCGCCGCCTGGATTGCCATTCGCGGCGAGCTTGGCTGGCCGCCGGTCGTGTTGGGGGCGGCGGTGATGTTCTGGGTGGCAGGCTTCGACGTCATCTATGCCTGCCAGGACGTGGAGTACGACTCGCAAACGGGCTTGCACAGTTTGCCCGCCAGGCTAGGAGTCGTGCGGGCATTGCGTGTGGCGGCGGTTTGCCATTTGGGGACCGTGATCGCGCTGGCTGCGCTGCCGCTGGCGTACCGCGAGCTGGGTTGGATCTATCTTGTCGGCATCTTGGCCGTGGCAGTGTTGCTGGCTTATGAACACCGCCTGGTGCGGCCCGACGATCTGACGCGCGTCAATGTGGCGTTCTTTCACGTGAACGCGGTGGTCAGCATCGGACTGTTTCTGGTGGGCACGGTGGATTTGTTCTTAGGATATGCACCCTGGGAATAG
- a CDS encoding flavin prenyltransferase UbiX has translation MMSNYVLAMTGASGAIYGVRLLEQLLVAGAEVELVISPAGAAVIEQELGVSVDLDHFALDDLLPLTLDKTPALMQAVFGTRARRAAGDDGLRSTKVSGESVLPVRYHHYRDLLAPIASGSSRTSGMVVCPCSGGTLSGVAHGTSVNLIHRAADVHLKERRKLVLVPRETPLSMVQLDNLRRAAEAGAIVLPAMPGFYHGVQSLRDVVDFVVARVLDQLGVEHSLMRRWGE, from the coding sequence ATGATGTCGAATTACGTGCTGGCCATGACCGGCGCCAGCGGCGCGATCTACGGTGTGCGTCTTTTGGAGCAACTGCTGGTCGCCGGGGCGGAGGTCGAGCTGGTCATCAGCCCGGCCGGCGCCGCGGTCATCGAGCAGGAACTGGGGGTGTCGGTCGACCTCGACCACTTTGCCCTCGACGATTTGTTGCCGCTCACGTTGGACAAAACGCCCGCCTTGATGCAGGCCGTATTCGGCACTCGCGCGCGGCGCGCGGCCGGCGACGACGGCCTGCGAAGCACCAAGGTGTCGGGGGAAAGCGTTTTGCCGGTGCGCTATCACCACTACCGCGATCTGCTGGCCCCGATCGCCAGCGGTTCCTCGCGCACGTCGGGCATGGTGGTTTGCCCCTGTTCCGGCGGCACGCTCAGCGGCGTGGCCCATGGCACCTCGGTAAACCTGATTCATCGGGCGGCGGACGTACATCTGAAGGAGCGCCGCAAGCTGGTGTTGGTGCCGCGCGAAACGCCGCTCTCGATGGTGCAGCTCGACAACCTGCGCCGCGCGGCCGAGGCCGGGGCGATCGTGCTGCCCGCCATGCCGGGCTTTTATCATGGCGTGCAATCGCTGCGCGACGTGGTCGATTTCGTGGTGGCCCGCGTCCTCGATCAGCTTGGCGTCGAGCATTCGCTCATGCGCCGTTGGGGAGAGTAG
- a CDS encoding aldo/keto reductase gives MTDSARREFLKTTAAGVALAGIGDYVLAAQEESSDGLPKRPLGKTGEKVSILCLGGWHIGAIDEKDAVAIMHEAIDQGITFFDNAWDYHDGKSEEVMGKALAGGGRRDKVFLMTKNCARDRAGSMKHLEDSLRRLKTDRLDLWQFHEINYDNDPDWIFDKGALAAALEAKKQGKVRYLGFTGHKHPDIHLKMIEKPYAWDTAQMPINIMDAHYRSFQKRVVPVCNEKGIGVLGMKSFAGGSPKGRLPDKAGLKAEDCRRYALSLPISSLVCGIMSRKDLHQDLGVARNFKPMPKDEMQKLLASTAKEGADGRHELFKSTQVFDGPYHRLQHGFEVEKTG, from the coding sequence ATGACCGATTCTGCCCGACGTGAATTCCTCAAGACGACCGCCGCGGGCGTAGCGCTGGCGGGCATTGGCGACTACGTGTTGGCGGCACAAGAAGAAAGCTCCGACGGCCTGCCCAAGCGGCCCTTGGGCAAGACCGGCGAGAAAGTCTCGATCCTCTGCCTCGGCGGCTGGCACATCGGCGCCATCGACGAAAAAGACGCCGTCGCCATCATGCACGAAGCCATCGACCAGGGCATCACGTTCTTCGACAACGCCTGGGACTACCACGACGGCAAAAGCGAAGAGGTCATGGGCAAGGCCCTGGCCGGCGGCGGGCGGCGCGACAAAGTGTTTCTGATGACCAAAAACTGCGCTCGCGACCGCGCCGGCAGCATGAAGCATCTGGAAGACAGCCTGCGGCGGCTGAAGACCGATCGGCTCGATCTCTGGCAGTTCCACGAGATCAACTACGACAACGACCCCGACTGGATTTTCGACAAGGGCGCCCTGGCCGCGGCGCTCGAAGCCAAGAAGCAAGGCAAGGTCCGCTACCTCGGCTTCACCGGGCACAAGCACCCCGACATCCATCTGAAGATGATCGAAAAGCCCTACGCCTGGGACACCGCGCAGATGCCGATCAACATCATGGACGCCCATTACCGCAGCTTCCAAAAGCGCGTGGTGCCGGTGTGCAACGAGAAGGGCATCGGCGTGCTGGGCATGAAGTCGTTCGCCGGCGGCTCGCCCAAGGGGCGCTTGCCCGACAAGGCCGGCTTGAAGGCCGAAGATTGCCGGCGTTACGCCCTGTCGCTGCCGATCAGTTCGCTGGTGTGCGGCATCATGTCGCGCAAGGATCTGCACCAGGATCTCGGCGTGGCCCGCAACTTCAAGCCGATGCCGAAGGACGAAATGCAGAAGCTGCTGGCCAGCACCGCCAAAGAAGGCGCCGACGGCCGCCACGAGCTGTTCAAGTCGACGCAGGTTTTCGACGGGCCCTATCACCGCCTGCAACATGGCTTCGAGGTGGAGAAGACGGGATAG
- the mqnE gene encoding aminofutalosine synthase MqnE: MASSVQPTFASIRDKVLTGERLTLDDGVYLYRPEVHLNDLGELANLVRERINGNAAYYNINTHLNPTNVCVYRCTFCAFRSDLRDPKGYLMSDQQIVERGREAVEAGCTEMHIVGGLHHQMKFDWYVNVVRLLHQAFPRLHLKAWTAVEINWFQHLTRRPVREILQELIDAGLGSMPGGGAEIFHPEVRDRICEHKADAQNWLDIHRTAHQLGLRTNCTMLYGHIEEPYHRIDHLIRLRDLQDETGGFQTFIPLAFHPDNTGLSHIRKPSALMDLRTMAISRLMLDNVPHIKAYWIMLGIGTAQTALAYGADDLDGTVRHELIYHDAGAETPEVLSVDEICRLISEAGREPVERDTLYRRIVREGAEWQAAEPIAAAV; the protein is encoded by the coding sequence ATGGCATCATCAGTGCAACCCACCTTCGCCTCCATCCGCGACAAAGTGCTGACCGGCGAGCGGCTGACGCTCGACGACGGCGTCTACCTCTATCGCCCGGAAGTACACCTCAACGACCTGGGCGAGCTGGCCAACCTGGTCCGCGAGCGGATCAACGGCAACGCCGCCTATTACAACATCAACACGCACTTGAACCCGACCAACGTCTGCGTCTATCGCTGCACGTTCTGCGCCTTTCGCTCCGACCTGCGCGATCCCAAGGGCTACTTGATGAGCGACCAGCAGATTGTCGAGCGCGGCCGTGAGGCGGTCGAGGCGGGCTGCACCGAGATGCACATCGTCGGCGGCCTGCACCATCAGATGAAGTTCGATTGGTACGTCAACGTCGTCCGCCTGCTGCACCAAGCCTTTCCGCGGCTGCACCTCAAGGCCTGGACCGCCGTCGAAATCAACTGGTTCCAGCATCTCACCCGGCGGCCCGTGCGCGAAATCCTGCAGGAGCTGATCGACGCGGGACTTGGAAGCATGCCGGGCGGAGGCGCCGAAATCTTCCATCCCGAAGTCCGCGACCGAATCTGCGAGCACAAGGCCGACGCCCAGAACTGGCTCGACATCCACCGCACCGCCCACCAGCTCGGCCTGCGGACCAACTGCACCATGCTCTACGGGCACATCGAAGAGCCCTACCACCGCATCGACCACCTGATCCGGCTGCGCGATCTGCAAGACGAAACCGGCGGCTTCCAGACCTTCATTCCGCTGGCCTTTCACCCCGACAACACCGGCTTGAGCCACATCCGAAAGCCGTCGGCCCTGATGGACCTGCGCACGATGGCCATCAGCCGCCTGATGCTCGACAACGTTCCGCACATCAAGGCCTATTGGATCATGCTCGGCATCGGCACCGCCCAGACGGCGCTCGCTTACGGGGCCGACGACCTCGACGGCACGGTGCGGCACGAGCTGATCTATCACGACGCCGGGGCGGAAACGCCGGAAGTCCTTTCGGTTGACGAAATCTGCCGGCTGATTAGCGAGGCGGGGCGCGAGCCGGTGGAGCGCGACACGCTCTATCGCCGCATTGTGCGCGAGGGGGCCGAGTGGCAGGCGGCCGAGCCGATCGCGGCGGCGGTATAG
- a CDS encoding cation-translocating P-type ATPase, with translation MDSAPATTSATLYVPALDCPEELSLIEKGLRRLPGVVDLAPDYLNRRLVVEHDAGLNALAIAAEVRQIGFAAEVVSHTSLPTASPRARIRRSTLSGAVLLVIGFATQWLLRWPAAGNALAIAATLVAGSSVARAGWRAVRLRALDMNALMTLAAAGALATGDYFEAATAMVLFGVSLWLESYSLTRARSAVRSLIELVPPQAHRYEGDELREVDAAQLTPGDLVLVRPGERVPVDGEVQDGASNVNQSPITGEALPVEKQPGMHVYAGSVNGEGALVVRARRGAADSTLAHIARLVEEAQRGRSPTERFVDRFARYYTPAVIALALVLAVAPLVAMSWHAPWAESHRPVEWLHRALVLLVIACPCALVISTPVTIVCGLQAAARGGILIKGGEFLERAGQIGSLALDKTGTLTRGIAEVSRLVPAPGVSDQELLRVAAAVECRSEHPLALAIVAAARRRHVEWPAASGVVALRGYGVRGELDGQTFFVGNWSLFSQPPLAAEGARGPTAAVRSVAEALLADGAATIVLVGSQERFLGALAIEDRPRADAAAALAELRRLGVRPLVMLSGDRKPVVRQIAQELGLDEFHADLLPHEKVDQVKALTITHARLAMVGDGVNDAPALAASWLGVAMGPAASDTTLETADVVVLSPQLGLLPKLVRLGRRTRAILGQNIALALGIKAAVLLAAIVGPQELARLWLAVAADVGATLLVVANGMRLLRRSSIR, from the coding sequence ATGGATTCCGCACCCGCCACAACCTCGGCCACGCTCTATGTGCCCGCACTCGATTGCCCCGAAGAGCTGTCGCTCATCGAGAAAGGTCTGCGACGTCTGCCGGGCGTCGTCGACCTGGCGCCCGATTATCTCAATCGACGCTTGGTCGTCGAGCATGACGCCGGCCTGAACGCCTTGGCCATCGCCGCCGAAGTACGGCAGATCGGCTTCGCGGCCGAAGTCGTGTCGCACACCAGCCTGCCCACCGCCTCGCCGCGTGCGCGGATTCGCCGCAGCACGCTCAGCGGTGCGGTGTTGCTCGTGATCGGGTTTGCCACGCAGTGGTTGCTGCGCTGGCCGGCGGCCGGAAACGCGCTGGCCATCGCCGCCACGCTGGTGGCCGGCTCCAGCGTGGCCCGTGCCGGCTGGCGGGCCGTGCGATTGCGGGCTCTCGACATGAATGCCCTGATGACGCTGGCCGCGGCGGGCGCCTTGGCCACGGGCGATTACTTCGAGGCCGCCACGGCGATGGTCTTGTTCGGAGTCTCGCTGTGGTTGGAAAGTTACAGCCTGACGCGTGCGCGCTCCGCGGTCCGCTCGCTCATCGAGCTCGTGCCGCCGCAGGCCCATCGCTACGAGGGCGACGAACTGCGCGAGGTGGACGCCGCCCAATTGACGCCCGGCGATCTCGTGCTGGTCAGGCCCGGCGAGCGAGTGCCGGTCGACGGCGAGGTGCAAGACGGCGCGTCGAACGTCAACCAGTCGCCCATCACCGGCGAAGCGCTGCCGGTGGAAAAGCAGCCCGGCATGCACGTCTACGCCGGCAGCGTCAATGGCGAGGGCGCGCTCGTCGTGCGTGCCCGTCGCGGGGCGGCCGACAGCACGCTGGCCCACATTGCGCGGCTCGTCGAAGAAGCGCAGCGCGGCCGCTCGCCCACGGAGCGCTTCGTCGATCGGTTCGCTCGCTACTACACTCCGGCGGTGATCGCGCTGGCCTTGGTCTTGGCCGTGGCGCCGCTCGTGGCCATGAGCTGGCACGCGCCGTGGGCCGAATCGCACCGGCCCGTCGAGTGGCTGCACCGGGCGCTGGTGCTGCTGGTGATCGCCTGCCCCTGCGCGCTGGTCATTTCGACGCCCGTGACGATCGTCTGCGGATTGCAGGCGGCGGCCCGCGGCGGCATCCTGATCAAAGGCGGCGAATTCCTGGAACGTGCCGGGCAAATCGGTTCGCTGGCGCTCGACAAAACCGGCACGCTCACACGCGGAATCGCCGAAGTGTCGCGCCTCGTTCCCGCACCGGGCGTGTCGGACCAGGAGCTGCTGCGCGTGGCGGCGGCTGTGGAGTGCCGCAGCGAACACCCGCTGGCCCTGGCCATCGTGGCCGCCGCGCGGCGGCGTCACGTCGAGTGGCCGGCGGCGTCCGGCGTGGTGGCGCTGCGGGGATATGGAGTCCGCGGCGAACTCGACGGACAAACGTTCTTCGTGGGCAACTGGTCGCTGTTTTCGCAGCCGCCGCTGGCTGCCGAGGGCGCCCGAGGCCCGACGGCGGCAGTGCGAAGCGTGGCCGAAGCGTTGTTGGCCGATGGCGCGGCGACGATCGTGCTGGTCGGATCGCAAGAGCGCTTTCTGGGCGCACTGGCGATTGAAGACCGTCCGCGTGCCGATGCCGCGGCGGCACTGGCCGAATTGCGACGGTTGGGCGTGCGGCCGCTGGTCATGCTTTCCGGCGATCGCAAGCCGGTGGTCCGGCAGATCGCCCAGGAACTGGGTTTGGATGAGTTTCACGCCGATCTGCTGCCCCACGAAAAGGTCGACCAAGTGAAAGCCCTGACCATCACGCACGCGCGGCTGGCGATGGTCGGCGACGGCGTGAACGACGCGCCGGCGCTGGCAGCCTCGTGGTTGGGCGTGGCGATGGGACCGGCGGCCAGCGATACCACGTTGGAGACCGCCGACGTGGTGGTGTTATCGCCGCAGCTTGGGCTGCTTCCGAAGCTGGTGCGACTCGGCCGCCGCACGCGGGCGATTTTGGGCCAAAACATCGCGTTGGCTTTGGGGATCAAGGCCGCGGTGCTGTTGGCGGCCATCGTCGGTCCGCAAGAGCTTGCCCGGCTCTGGCTGGCGGTGGCGGCCGACGTGGGGGCCACGCTTCTGGTCGTGGCCAACGGCATGCGGTTGCTGCGGCGATCGTCGATTCGATAG
- the ubiE gene encoding bifunctional demethylmenaquinone methyltransferase/2-methoxy-6-polyprenyl-1,4-benzoquinol methylase UbiE yields MIDKSEARVRQMFGEIAGRYDFLNHLLSLNIDRYWRWRTVRAVPPAAEGPILDLCTGTGDLALAYYRASGGQATIVGADFCHPMLVRGDAKRKNAGCNGQLTFVEADAQRLPFPDHYFSIVCVAFGLRNVTDTDRGLSEMARVCRSGGKVAVLEFSLPTWRPARAVYLWYFRRVLPRIGQALARNRHEAYSYLPASVGEFPCGEALAVRMRQAGLGEVVFRPLTFGIATLYVGTK; encoded by the coding sequence ATGATTGACAAATCCGAAGCTCGCGTGCGGCAGATGTTCGGCGAGATCGCCGGCCGCTACGACTTCTTGAACCATCTGCTGTCGCTCAACATCGACCGCTACTGGCGGTGGCGCACGGTCCGCGCCGTGCCGCCGGCCGCGGAGGGGCCGATTCTCGACCTCTGCACGGGCACCGGTGATCTTGCCTTGGCTTACTATCGGGCCAGCGGCGGGCAGGCCACGATCGTGGGGGCCGATTTTTGCCATCCCATGCTGGTGCGGGGCGATGCGAAGCGAAAAAATGCCGGCTGCAACGGGCAACTCACGTTCGTCGAGGCCGATGCCCAGCGGCTGCCGTTTCCGGACCATTACTTCTCGATCGTCTGCGTGGCCTTTGGGCTGCGCAACGTGACCGACACCGACCGCGGGCTGAGCGAGATGGCGCGGGTCTGCCGGTCCGGCGGCAAAGTGGCCGTGTTGGAGTTTTCGTTGCCGACGTGGAGACCTGCCCGTGCCGTTTACCTTTGGTATTTCCGGCGTGTGTTGCCGCGCATCGGCCAGGCACTCGCCCGCAATCGGCACGAAGCCTACAGTTACTTGCCGGCCAGTGTCGGTGAATTTCCCTGCGGCGAGGCGTTGGCGGTGCGGATGAGACAGGCCGGTCTGGGCGAAGTTGTCTTTCGCCCGCTCACGTTCGGCATTGCCACGCTCTATGTAGGAACCAAATGA
- a CDS encoding DUF1574 family protein encodes MSLGLIHLALSALVGWGPAEFHDPLYGEKLDQLRSHLARAPKGTPLVLVLGSSRALTGLNARRLEQRLAETRRRPVVVYNFAVPGGGPVTELLLLRRLLDAGIRPDTLILETSPTFFAEVAVPDNLTWLESHGIGLGERNWLESYGPLADPRSVTTTSGVLVPWYRHRFALVRWVARGFMPSIPWGVLSSWFDEHGWEPIGGDRRSDQMYAQFVAAERGALGPYFQNSRLAPASRRVFQDLLTLLDSQQIRTVLALFPEGSDLRRWCPAEFRARVMAALGSVGREREVTIVDGHDWLSDDDFFDPIHLIASGADRFTDRLAGLTAFSDIRAPLAFRRR; translated from the coding sequence GTGAGCCTCGGTTTGATTCACCTGGCCCTGTCGGCGCTGGTCGGCTGGGGACCGGCCGAGTTTCACGATCCGCTGTATGGAGAGAAGCTCGACCAGCTTCGCAGCCACCTTGCTCGGGCGCCGAAAGGCACGCCGCTCGTGCTGGTGCTCGGCAGCTCGCGGGCATTGACCGGCCTGAACGCTCGACGGCTCGAACAACGTTTGGCCGAGACGCGACGTCGCCCGGTGGTCGTGTATAACTTCGCGGTGCCGGGCGGCGGGCCGGTGACCGAGTTGCTGTTGCTGCGTCGGCTGCTCGATGCGGGCATCCGGCCCGACACGCTCATCCTGGAGACGTCGCCCACGTTCTTCGCCGAGGTCGCGGTGCCCGACAATTTGACGTGGCTGGAAAGCCACGGCATCGGGCTGGGAGAACGAAACTGGCTGGAGAGCTACGGTCCCTTGGCCGATCCGCGGTCGGTGACGACGACGTCCGGGGTGCTCGTGCCCTGGTATCGACACCGTTTCGCGCTGGTACGTTGGGTGGCGCGCGGGTTTATGCCCAGCATTCCCTGGGGAGTTCTTTCGTCCTGGTTCGACGAGCATGGCTGGGAGCCGATCGGCGGCGACCGCCGCAGCGACCAAATGTACGCCCAGTTCGTCGCCGCCGAGCGAGGCGCACTCGGCCCCTACTTTCAGAACAGCCGTCTTGCTCCCGCCTCTCGACGTGTCTTCCAAGATCTGCTGACGCTGCTCGACAGCCAACAAATTCGCACGGTGCTGGCTCTGTTTCCCGAAGGCAGCGATCTGCGCCGATGGTGCCCCGCCGAGTTCCGCGCGCGTGTGATGGCTGCCCTCGGGAGCGTTGGTCGCGAGCGCGAGGTGACGATCGTCGACGGTCACGATTGGTTGAGCGACGACGATTTCTTCGATCCGATTCATCTGATTGCGTCCGGTGCCGACCGTTTCACAGATCGGCTGGCCGGCCTCACAGCGTTTTCAGATATTCGAGCACCGCTCGCTTTTCGTCGTCGTTGA
- a CDS encoding cytochrome c, producing the protein MRLGTFLFCATLSSLAWGGDGDNARRPGEESAAERGYRWLTTKTYLPPDFDQQVFDDLWKVWEEPSRSRAEKATPEERRKMAFSRYGLTEAPGRTGGVALQYVDDGRGGWVMNCFACHGGKVAGRVIPGAPNTLYALQTLTDDVRATKLRLGKTLSHMDLGGAAMPLGTTIGTTNAVIFGIVLLTYRDADLNVHRDRFPPTLLHHDHDAPPWWNIKKKGYLYADGGVLKSHRALMQFLLLPKNGPEKFRQWEGDYRDVLAWIESLEAPKYPFEIDRPLARRGERPFVEHCSECHGTYGVNGSYPERNVPIDVVGTDRARYDSIPASWRDNYSATWFGHYGEKAVKHDLPGYVAPPLDGIWASPPYLHNGSVPTLWHLFYPDRRPAVWTRSEDGYDTEKVGLEITAFDEVPQQARHGAARRRYFDTREFGKSAAGHHFPEALNDDEKRAVLEYLKTL; encoded by the coding sequence ATGAGATTGGGCACGTTCTTATTCTGCGCGACGCTTTCGTCGCTCGCCTGGGGCGGCGACGGCGATAACGCGCGCCGGCCGGGCGAAGAATCGGCCGCCGAACGGGGCTACCGCTGGCTGACGACGAAAACCTACTTGCCGCCCGACTTCGATCAGCAAGTGTTCGACGATCTGTGGAAGGTCTGGGAAGAACCGTCGCGTTCGCGGGCCGAAAAGGCCACGCCCGAAGAACGGCGGAAAATGGCCTTTTCCCGTTACGGGCTGACCGAGGCGCCCGGACGAACGGGCGGAGTGGCCTTGCAGTATGTCGACGATGGACGCGGCGGCTGGGTGATGAACTGTTTTGCCTGCCACGGGGGCAAGGTGGCCGGCCGGGTGATTCCCGGCGCCCCGAACACGCTCTATGCCTTGCAGACCCTGACCGACGACGTGCGGGCAACCAAGCTGCGGCTGGGCAAGACGCTTTCGCACATGGATCTGGGCGGCGCGGCCATGCCGCTGGGCACCACCATCGGAACCACCAACGCCGTGATCTTCGGCATCGTGCTGTTGACCTATCGCGACGCCGATCTGAACGTCCACCGCGACCGCTTCCCGCCCACACTTTTGCACCACGACCACGACGCGCCGCCCTGGTGGAACATCAAGAAGAAAGGCTATCTGTATGCCGACGGCGGCGTGCTGAAGAGCCATCGCGCCCTGATGCAGTTTCTGCTGCTGCCCAAGAACGGGCCGGAGAAATTCCGCCAGTGGGAAGGCGACTATCGCGATGTGCTGGCCTGGATCGAGTCGCTGGAGGCCCCCAAGTACCCGTTCGAGATCGATCGCCCGTTGGCCCGGCGCGGCGAGCGGCCGTTTGTCGAGCATTGCAGCGAGTGCCACGGCACGTACGGTGTCAACGGCAGTTACCCGGAGCGGAATGTGCCGATCGACGTGGTGGGCACCGACCGGGCGCGCTACGATTCGATCCCCGCCTCGTGGCGCGACAACTATAGTGCCACCTGGTTCGGTCATTACGGCGAGAAGGCGGTCAAGCACGATCTGCCGGGTTACGTCGCCCCGCCGCTCGACGGCATCTGGGCCTCGCCTCCTTACCTGCACAACGGTTCGGTGCCGACCTTATGGCACCTGTTTTATCCCGACCGGCGGCCGGCCGTCTGGACGCGCAGCGAAGACGGTTACGACACCGAAAAGGTCGGGCTGGAAATCACCGCCTTCGACGAGGTGCCGCAGCAGGCCCGGCACGGTGCGGCGCGCCGACGCTACTTCGACACCCGCGAGTTCGGCAAGAGCGCCGCCGGGCACCATTTTCCCGAGGCGCTCAACGACGACGAAAAGCGAGCGGTGCTCGAATATCTGAAAACGCTGTGA